Within the Enterobacter roggenkampii genome, the region CCAGTGCGCCTGCGCAATCGGGGTGGTATCCACCACGCCCATCATAAAGGAGAGCGCATAGCCCGCCAGCACGCCGATCAGGATCGGGATAATCGCCATAAAGCCGCGGAACAGCACGGAGCCAAAGACCGTTACGCCCAGGGTCACCAGCGAGATGATAATGGTTTTGGAATCCGGTGACTGGCCGTCTGCTGGCAGCAGGCCGGCCATATTCGCCGCCACGCCCGCCAGCTCAAGACCGATGACGGCCACGATGGCGCCCATCGCCGCAGGGGGGAACATCACGTCCAGCCAGCCGGTACCGGCTTTCTTCACGATGAAGGAGACCAGGCAGAACAGCACGCCACACATGATAAAGCCGCCCAGCGCGACCTCATAGCCCAGCGGCAGCAACAATAACACCGGAGAGATAAAGGCGAAGCTCGACCCGAGATACGCCGGGATTTTGCCTTTACAGATAAAGAGATACAGCAGCGTACCGATGCCGTTGAACAGCAGTACGGTAGCCGGGTTAATGTGGAACAGGATTGGCACCAGCACGGTTGCGCCAAACATGGCGAACAGGTGCTGCAAACTAAGCGGGATAGTCTGTAAAAGCGGCGGTCTTTCACTCACCCCGATAGCACGGCGCGTCATAGTGTTTTCCTCTGAGTAGTATCGTTGTTGGTGTTTTATTCAAAAAAAAGCCGACTATCAAAGTCGGCTTATTTATCGTTATTCGATTATTTCGTACCAAAGATCTTATCGCCGGCATCGCCGAGCCCCGGGATGATGTACCCGTGCTCGTTCAGGCCCTGGTCGATAGAGGCGGTATACAGCTCAACGTCCGGGTGCGCTTTTTCCAGTGCCGCGATCCCTTCCGGTGCCGCAACCAGCACCAGCACTTTAATGCTGCTGCAGCCCGCTTTTTTCAGCAGGTCGATAGTGGCAATCATTGAACCGCCGGTTGCCAGCATCGGGTCAACCACCAGCGCCATACGCTCGTCGATGTTGGACACCAGCTTCTGGAAGTAAGGAACCGGCTCGAGGGTTTCTTCGTTACGGTAGATCCCCACCACGCTGATGCGCGCGCTTGGCACATGCTCCAGCACGCCTTCCATCATGCCGAGACCGGCACGCAGGATTGGCACAACGGTAATTTTCTTACCTTTGATCTGCTCAACCTGCACCGGGCCGTTCCAGCCTTCGATGGTGACTTTTTCTGTCTCCAGATCGGAGGTCGCTTCGTAAGTCAGCAGGCTGCCGACTTCAGAGGCCAGTTCGCGAAAACGCTTCGTGCTGATGTCATGCTCACGCATCAGGCCCAACTTGTGTTTAACGAGTGGGTGTTTCACTTCCACAATCTTCATTCTCTTTCTCCTCTGAATGGCATCCGCAAAAAAATCGCGGGATTATACCGCTTTTTTCGGATTGCGCCATACCCATGTTGCTTGACAGGGATCAAGCAAAGACAAAAAACCGGAGACAGGTCTCC harbors:
- the upp gene encoding uracil phosphoribosyltransferase; translation: MKIVEVKHPLVKHKLGLMREHDISTKRFRELASEVGSLLTYEATSDLETEKVTIEGWNGPVQVEQIKGKKITVVPILRAGLGMMEGVLEHVPSARISVVGIYRNEETLEPVPYFQKLVSNIDERMALVVDPMLATGGSMIATIDLLKKAGCSSIKVLVLVAAPEGIAALEKAHPDVELYTASIDQGLNEHGYIIPGLGDAGDKIFGTK